The nucleotide sequence GGAATCCTCGCGCGATCGCGCGTCAATGTGCTGATTTCCGGTGAGACCGGGACCGGCAAGGAATTGGTCGCGCGGGCCATTCACCGGAGTTCGGCGGCCGATCAGCCATTTGTGGCGGTGAATTGCTCGGCGATCGTGCCGACGTTGCTGGAATCGGAGCTGTTCGGTCATGAACGCGGGGCATTCACGGGAGCACATCAACGCAAGATCGGCAAGTTTGAGCTTGCACAGTCGGGCACGCTGTTTCTCGACGAGATCGGCGACCTGACACTCGGCCTGCAAGCGAAAATCTTGCGCGTGGTTCAAGAGCGTACGTTTGAACGGGTCGGCGGAACCGCGGCCATTCGATTTGAGGCGCGACTGATCGCGGCCACACACCGGGAGCTCGGCGCGCTCGTCAAGGGAGGGTCGTTTCGCGAGGACCTCTACTTTCGGCTAAAAGTGGCGCAGGTTCGCGTGCCCGCGCTGCGAGAGCGCAAGCGCGATCTGCCGGAACTTGTGCACCACATTCTGGAAAAGGCCGGACGCGAACTGCACCAACCTGTGTCCGGCGTGACCCCGGGCGTGCTCGCCAAATTGACCAAGTACGACTGGCCGGGGAATGTCCGGGAACTGGAGAATGTGCTGATCCGCTCGCTGTTGCGATCCAGCGGGCCGGTGATCGGCGAAGTCGTGTTGGAAGACAGTGAGGTTCACGTGCGGGCGGAATACAAGTCGCTGGCGGATGTCGAACGCGAGCATATTCGTCGCACCTTGAACGAAGTCGGCGGAAATCTCGGGAAGGCGTGCGAGGTGCTCGGAATCACGCGTCCCACACTGCGCAAAAAAATGGAAGAGTACGGGATCGGCAGCGGCAAGGAGTGAAAATCTACGGTGAAAGGTCCTTGCAAATGCAAGTGAAAAGGATTTTCAACGCACCGACAATTTCGTTCGCAGGAATAAGCTCGAAGTTGGGAATTATCAAGCCCTTGGATTACCAATTCGAGGGCCATTTTTTTGGTACGCGACTTGCGAAATGTGATAACATGAATCGCTCGCGGATCCTCCCTATCGCCATCCTGATCGGCGCCCTGCTCCTGACCTCCGCTGGCCGTGCGCGAGCGGAAGACATGGTGCTCCGACGATATATCGATCTGGCACTGGCGCGAAACCCGCGAGTTTCGGCAGCCGAGCACCGCACGAACGCGGCGACGGAGCGCATTTCGCAAGCAGGGGCCCTCGCGGATCCGATGCTGGGACTGGGCTTGAGCGAGTATCCGCTGGGCGGACCCGGTACGGATCGGCTGCGGATGGCGGCCAAGCGCATTTCAATCGAGCAGCAGTTTCCGTGGCCGGGATCGCGCAGGCTGGAGCGCGGCATGGCGGGCGCGGATCGCGACATGTTACGGGCGATGACGGACGCCGAGCGCGTGATGCTGGCGCTTGAGGTCAAAATGAGTTACCGCGAGTGGCAACGGATCCGCGCCGAACTCGTACTGATCGACTCGAGTCGGGCCGTGCTTACGAAGATGCTGGCGCAGACTCGGAGCAACTACGCCGTCGGGCTGGGCGACCTGTCCGACCTGCTGCGCGCGGAAACCGAGGTGAACAAGCTGGACGCGATGCGCGTTGACTTCGCGGCGATGGAACAGAAGGTGGTTGCGGACTTGAGCACATTTTGCCAGCTTCCGCCGGATTCGATCAGTACACCGCCGCAGCCGCTGGAGTTCCAGCCGCGCGACTATGAAGTGGACTCGGTGCTGGCTCGTGTCTCGGCCGCGAGCCCCGAGCTGCGCGCGGCGGAGTTCAAACATCGGGCAGCGGAAATCGGCGTAAAATCTGCGCGCAAGATGGGGCTGCCCATGTTCAGTTTAGGCCTTGAATATATGCGCCGGCACACGGAGGTGATGACGACGGACGGTCACACAGTTGAAACCGAGTTGTTGCCGGACAACATGATCTCGATCATGGGCGGCGCGACGCTGCCGGTGTATCGGAAGAGCAAACAGAACCGGCTGGTCGCGCAGCGCGAAATTGCCGCGCTGCAGGCCGGCGATGAGCGGGACGTGATCTACAATGATCTCCGCCTGGGTGTCAGCAAGGCACTGGCCGACTTGCAAGCGTTGGACGAACAGATCGGTCTCTACCAGACGGCCATCCTACCGCAGGCGCGCACGACCCTGGCGGCCGCGCTGATCGGATATGCCAACGGGCGAGTGGACTTCACCGCGCTGCTGTCCAGCGAAATGAACGTGTTTGAGCAGGAGCGCCAAGCAGTGGCGAAAATAGCCGAGTTTGCGATCGCTCGCGC is from candidate division KSB1 bacterium and encodes:
- a CDS encoding sigma-54-dependent Fis family transcriptional regulator, translating into MSRILIIDDDDAIRRTLELHLRERGFDTASADSIARGRATWNDFEPRIVILDLKLPDGEGISLLEEQVAAGTTALIILVTGHSDLEYAIRAMKAGAFNYIHKPVNIDELDVVIDRADSEARLRSRMSNAEARDADYRPDRIAGHSAAIIELHKQIGILARSRVNVLISGETGTGKELVARAIHRSSAADQPFVAVNCSAIVPTLLESELFGHERGAFTGAHQRKIGKFELAQSGTLFLDEIGDLTLGLQAKILRVVQERTFERVGGTAAIRFEARLIAATHRELGALVKGGSFREDLYFRLKVAQVRVPALRERKRDLPELVHHILEKAGRELHQPVSGVTPGVLAKLTKYDWPGNVRELENVLIRSLLRSSGPVIGEVVLEDSEVHVRAEYKSLADVEREHIRRTLNEVGGNLGKACEVLGITRPTLRKKMEEYGIGSGKE
- a CDS encoding TolC family protein translates to MNRSRILPIAILIGALLLTSAGRARAEDMVLRRYIDLALARNPRVSAAEHRTNAATERISQAGALADPMLGLGLSEYPLGGPGTDRLRMAAKRISIEQQFPWPGSRRLERGMAGADRDMLRAMTDAERVMLALEVKMSYREWQRIRAELVLIDSSRAVLTKMLAQTRSNYAVGLGDLSDLLRAETEVNKLDAMRVDFAAMEQKVVADLSTFCQLPPDSISTPPQPLEFQPRDYEVDSVLARVSAASPELRAAEFKHRAAEIGVKSARKMGLPMFSLGLEYMRRHTEVMTTDGHTVETELLPDNMISIMGGATLPVYRKSKQNRLVAQREIAALQAGDERDVIYNDLRLGVSKALADLQALDEQIGLYQTAILPQARTTLAAALIGYANGRVDFTALLSSEMNVFEQERQAVAKIAEFAIARARLEAATGEVYDER